Proteins from a single region of Enoplosus armatus isolate fEnoArm2 chromosome 6, fEnoArm2.hap1, whole genome shotgun sequence:
- the nfatc3b gene encoding nuclear factor of activated T-cells, cytoplasmic 3 — protein sequence MSTLNFAEELDFRLIFEDDGRQTAGPDLDVRTPPTSTQALAEQPVIQELQSHSSCFPTTDDYQHVGYQSQGPQYGAQGNPRAFDCPSIQITSIAPNNHVEPGSSQEVLAVGGAEGGYPEASWSRGQLYLPLDACYRDAVLCPSPCSSLSSRSWMSDLSSCESFSHIYDDVEGELRDAARLALGSPHGSPLGSPGCGGGAFGVELWQQKYQHPLAFSPALSPHQSPRQSPRQSPCHSPRNSVTEENWLNRRPTSRPSSRPTSPCGKRRHSSADPHARSPSPHHSPSPTPGASPRGSVTDDTWVGSPAGTLGPLLMSSYQELDVPSKTRRTSGSQLGLLAGQGDPGLEPFLDSPGEEGREQDGLAELFLQVPSHFSWNKPKPGNPPVFRTSSPPPLDWPLPNQFDQCELKLEVQPRSYHRAHYETEGSRGSIKAATVGHPVVKLIGYNEQPVGLLLFIGTADDRYLRPHSFYQVHRVTGKMVTTNCQEKIMSCTKVLEIPLLPENNMSASIDCAGILKLRNADIELKKGETDIGRKNTRVRVVFRVAIPQPDGQMLWLQTTSIPVECSQRSGQELPQVESFSPASSSVDGGEELLISGSNISAQSRVVFMEKGPDGRSLWEMDARVVSEKSSGSSIVAEVPPYNKKTTDPVQVQFYVSNGKKRRSLTQSFTYLPRVRCHLPAAVGVKQERWEVDHISHNLPDVVYYDACDIPVHRGLPSQKAPCLHHPPSSSVPLQTPLMFPHISSSMPSQISSVPHQTLIPLQTSILPPQTFIIPPQTSSISPQISTMPPQASSVPLQTFTTPLPTSSGGPQREHSSSLSSRRAFVTPADPQKDSVLSSPGEALSIKQEPEDQPNLGSLGLQEITLDDVNEIIDRDIGSLSSSAQPNQFDQYDWEHKSSDAALPFCGGPQ from the exons GTCCAGACCTCGATGTGAGGACACCCCCTACCTCCACACAGGCTCTGGCCGAGCAGCCCGTCAtccaggagctgcagagtcactCTTCATGTTTCCCCACCACAGACGACTACCAGCATGTGGGCTACCAATCCCAGGGGCCCCAGTACGGGGCCCAGGGTAACCCCAGAGCCTTTGACTGCCCCAGTATCCAGATCACCTCCATCGCTCCTAACAATCATGTGGAGCCAGGCAGTAGCCAGGAAGTTTTGGCAGTCGGTGGAGCAGAGGGGGGTTATCCTGAGGCATCCTGGTCCAGAGGCCAGCTCTACCTGCCCCTGGATGCCTGCTACCGGGATGCGGTGCTCTGTCCGAGCCCCTGCAGCAGCCTGTCCTCCAGGAGCTGGATGTCTGACCTCTCCTCCTGCGAGTCCTTTTCCCACATCTACGACGACGTGGAGGGGGAGCTGCGAGATGCCGCCCGCCTCGCCCTGGGGTCCCCCCACGGGTCGCCCCTGGGGTCCCCAGGCTGTGGGGGCGGGGCCTTCGGGGTAGAGCTGTGGCAGCAGAAGTACCAGCATCCTCTGGCCTTCAGCCCGGCGCTGTCGCCTCATCAGTCGCCCCGTCAGTCGCCCCGTCAATCGCCCTGCCACTCCCCTCGCAACAGTGTCACTGAGGAGAACTGGCTGAACCGCCGGCCCACCTCCAG GCCGTCATCCAGACCGACCTCCCCCTGTGGGAAGAGACGCCACTCCAGTGCCGACCCCCACGCCCGTTCACCCTCCCCTCACCACTCCCCCAGCCCCACGCCGGGCGCCTCTCCACGGGGCAGCGTGACGGACGACACCTGGGTGGGAAGTCCTGCCGGCACCCTGGGACCGCTCCTGATGTCCAGCTACCAGGAGCTGGACGTCCCCTCTAAGACCAGGAGGACATCAGGGAGCCAGCTGGGCCTCTTGGCTGGTCAGGGAGACCCCGGGCTGGAGCCCTTCCTGGATTCCCCTGGGGAGGAGGGACGTGAACAGGATGGCCTGGCTGAGCTCTTCCTTCAAGTGCCCTCCCACTTCAGCTGGAACAAACCCAAACCTGGAAACCCTCCTGTGTTCAG GACCTCATCGCCCCCTCCTCTAGACTGGCCTCTGCCCAACCAGTTTGACCAGTGTGAGCTTAAGCTGGAGGTCCAGCCCAGATCCTACCACAGGGCGCATTATGAGACGGAGGGCAGCAGGGGGTCCATTAAGGCAGCTACTGTAGGACATCCTGTTGTCAAG TTAATCGGATACAACGAGCAGCCGGTCGGCCTTCTGTTGTTCATCGGCACTGCGGACGACCGCTACCTTCGGCCTCATTCCTTCTACCAGGTCCACCGGGTGACGGGGAAGATGGTTACCACCAACTGCCAGGAGAAAATTATGAGTTGCACAAAAGTCCTGGAGATCCCTCTGCTTCCAGAAAACAACATGTCCGCCAG cATTGATTGTGCCGGCATCTTGAAGCTGCGTAACGCCGACATCGAGCTGAAGAAAGGAGAGACGGATATCGGGCGGAAGAACACGAGGGTACGAGTTGTGTTCAGGGTCGCCATTCCTCAGCCGGACGGCCAGATGCTGTGGTTGCAGACAACATCTATTCCTGTGGAGTGTT ccCAGCGCTCGGGCCAGGAGCTTCCCCAGGTGGAGAGCTTCAGtccagccagcagctctgtggacggaggagaggagctgctcaTCAGCGGATCCAACATCTCCGCACAGTCCAGGGTTGTTTTCATGGAGAAAGGGCCTG ATGGAAGATCACTGTGGGAAATGGACGCCAGAGTTGTGTCAGAAAAAAGCAGTGGA tccaGCATTGTGGCGGAGGTTCCTCCTTACAATAAGAAAACAACGGATCCAGTTCAAGTCCAGTTCTACGTGTCAAAcgggaagaaaagaagaagtcTAACACAGAGCTTCACCTACCTGCCCAGAGTCAGATGTCAcctccctgctgctgttggagTCAAACAGGAGCGCTGGGAGGTGGACCACATCTCCCACAATCTACCTG ACGTGGTTTATTATGATGCCTGTGACATCCCAGTGCATCGTGGTCTTCCTTCCCAGAAAGCACCTTGTCTTCATCATcccccatcctcctctgtcccccttCAGACCCCCTTAATGTTCcctcacatctcctcctccatgccCTCTCAGATTTCCTCAGTCCCCCATCAGACCTTGATTCCTCTTCAAACCTCCATCTTGCCtcctcagaccttcatcatCCCCCCTCAGACCTCTTCAATCTCTCCTCAAATCTCCACGATGCCTCCCCAGGCCTCTTCGGTGCCCCTTCAGACTTTCACCACCCCCCTTCCCACCTCCTCTGGTGGACCTCAGAGGGAACACTCTTCATCTCTGAGTTCCAGAAGAGCCTTTGTGACCCCTGCTGACCCCCAGAAGGACTCTGTGCTCTCCAGCCCAGGAGAGGCACTGAGCATCAAGCAGGAGCCGGAAGACCAGCCAAATCTGGGATCCTTGGGCCTCCAGGAGATCACCCTGGATGATG tgaACGAAATAATCGACAGAGACATCGGCAGTCTGAGCAGCAGTGCCCAGCCCAACCAGTTTGACCAGTACGACTGGGAGCACAAGTCCAGTGATGCTGCCTTACCGTTCTGTGGAGGCCCTCAGTAG
- the pdcd2l gene encoding programmed cell death protein 2-like: MASSAQELTLIGLCDGELDSKRHQSSYLTNKVGGQPDWLPVISRQSPRCARCGAPLAHVVQVYCPLEASPYHRNLHLFACPGAECSGGPECWRVLRSQCLEAVAAAQIPSRPVPAQEAPLSATDWCDTADDWGMEEGDDGWGGVKDSQVQEKAAAPEAKAASETDVSSQLQDLSLGDSQEEDVPVLRPFFISVVEESDLGGEEDDLRHAQELLREYERREGVAVRELEGSEGGGGEEKYEKMKARHGDAVFSRFMKKISHCPQQILRYCRGGKPLFISEPPSNMAQVVSACGSCGGSRTFELQLMPSLVSVLQKKDAGAGSELEFGTVLVYTCTNSCWTAGSGSAVEEFCFVQTDPDQQLFK; this comes from the exons ATGGCTTCGTCCGCTCAGGAGTTAACTCTGATCGGCCTGTGTGATGGAGAGCTCGACTCTAAAAGGCACCAGTCATCATATCTGACCAACAAAGTCGGGGGTCAGCCGGACTGGTTACCGGTCATCTCTCGCCAGTCTCCCCGCTGTGCTCGCTGCGGAGCCCCGTTAGCCCATGTGGTGCAGGTATACTGCCCCCTGGAGGCCTCCCCTTACCACAGAAACCTCCACTTGTTCGCGTGCCCAGGTGCTGAGTGCAGCGGCGGGCCAGAATGTTGGAGGGTGCTCCGCTCCCAGTGTCTGGAGGCGGTGGCAGCAGCGCAGATACCCAGCCGCCCAGTCCCGGCTCAGGAAGCTCCTCTGTCGGCCACTGACTGGTGTGACACCGCTGATGACTGGGGGATGGAGGAGGGTGATGATGGATGGGGAGGTGTGAAGGACAGCCAGGTTCAAGAGAAGGCAGCAGCTCCTGAAGCAAAGG CAGCCAGTGAGACTGATGTCAGCAGCCAGCTTCAGGATCTCAGTCTTGGAGACTCACAGGAGGAGGATGTTCCTGTCCTCCGTCCATTCTTCATCAGCGTGGTGGAGGAGTCTGATTTGGGCGGAGAGGAAGACGACCTGCGGCACGCTCAGGAGCTGCTGCGGGAGTacgagaggagagaaggagtggCAGTAAGAGAGCTGGAGGGCAGCGAGGGCGGCGGTGGGGAGGAGAAGTACGAGAAGATGAAAGCCCGGCACGGAGACGCCGTCTTCTCCAGGTTCATGAAGAAGATCTCGCACTGTCCTCAGCAGATCCTGCGGTACTGTCGCGGCGGGAAGCCGCTCTTCATCTCCGAGCCACCGTCCAACATGGCTCAGGTGGTTTCAGCGTGCGGCTCCTGTGGAGGATCCAGGACTTTTGAGCTGCAGTTGATGCCGTCGCTGGTCAGTGTGCTGCAGAAGAAGGACGCCGGCGCTGGGTCAGAGCTGGAGTTTGGGACAGTACTGGTTTATACCTGCACAAACAGCTGTTGGACGGCAGGATCAGGATCAGCTGTGGAGGAGTTCTGCTTTGTTCAGACAGACCCCGACCAGCAGCTCTTTAAATGA